One region of Rhodocaloribacter litoris genomic DNA includes:
- a CDS encoding M4 family metallopeptidase, translated as MIALLRASGWVLLLALILVPESPAQKSPVDPRPLTGLSPEAVPRYASVEAFLAAHPGRQDLRAGATLAGTAVLDRQVLGSLSLHTGSNLRAALPTHPNGLTGLHLERSPNGTLRWLRGSLGQVNLPPAGAGKQTATRYTEAAHELLQRHAPLLGLDEPRDELRPIRTVVDELGYTHVRFEQQYEGLPVWGRDLYVHFDETGTAYALNGTYEPTPRNVTTRPTLSPADAERVVVQDLKTRKRWAPVRGRLAAELGLDAMETRLVLYPDAGGTIHLAYEISLHPNFMEWYTYLVDARRGTVLNRIQRHCTLLQHPHDAPLPDTPVFLQVESRTGAGSFVDATGVDLNGTTQSFRVFLNDDGTYVALSDLDNLTAENVKLPLPDRGGAVTFTANGQDLSEQNPPVVVTSPNNAWTDPSAVSAHVNQERAYRYYKDVHGRNAIDGQDQPLVSVIRVTQGGQPMDNAFWNGRIMAYGDGDQIFTPLAGALDVAGHEMSHGVIQHTANLVYQFQPGALNESFADVFGIMVDPEDFLIGEDVMRPGKGPALRDFLNPDNAQLLQPQPAHMNQYQNLGAEQDNGGVHINSGIPNRAAALVIQALGHARTERIYYRALTTYLTRNSQFGDARNALIQAATDLYGAGSAEVDAVTAAFDAVGITASTGTGGGAGNDIPVQQGGSSLITFLLDDGSIGLIDVTDPQNITGGVFNHPNAVARVDPGTGDYAQLTTTRDGRTIWFVDPQGRLAFLEVETGNVSVFQDLYLQQPGDLWNASIAPDGNLVALVSAYANDPTLYLFDGTQIGAIPLEPESTQEGIKVNTIQFPDVVAWSPNPQVPRLAFDAFNAVTFAGSRSEFWSMYEIDFASGRIYNLLPAQPPALSVGNITYSSGDPDFVAFNVIDNASGVWDVALGNFETGELYTLNVPGTPISGVTITDGRRPSFAPDDTQLVFSTAQYGALIFFDGQNFGALEVASFFGSAVHNPKWFALGASGGANNQAPTAHIQASTTSGTRPLTVTLDASGSSDPEGGELAYRWELGDGAVSGGRVITHTYNLAGTFTVRLTVTDAGGLSGTAEVRITVTAPGGVPVEASETLPAEVTLFPNYPNPFSRLTTLRIGLPAAGPTRLEVVDLLGRTVRMLVNTSLPAGMHTFTFEAEDLPPGLYLVRLTTGGVVRTHRMLHLR; from the coding sequence ATGATTGCCCTGTTACGCGCCTCCGGATGGGTCCTGCTGCTTGCCCTCATCCTCGTGCCGGAGAGCCCGGCTCAGAAAAGCCCGGTCGATCCGCGGCCGCTCACCGGCCTGTCCCCCGAGGCTGTGCCCCGGTATGCCTCGGTGGAGGCATTCCTTGCCGCCCATCCCGGCCGGCAAGACCTGCGGGCCGGGGCCACCCTTGCCGGCACCGCCGTGCTGGACCGGCAGGTGCTGGGAAGCCTGTCCCTGCACACCGGAAGCAACCTGCGAGCCGCCCTCCCCACCCACCCGAACGGGCTCACCGGCCTGCACCTCGAACGCAGCCCCAACGGCACGCTGCGCTGGCTGCGGGGATCGCTAGGACAGGTGAACCTGCCACCGGCGGGTGCCGGTAAACAGACGGCAACCCGCTACACCGAGGCGGCCCATGAATTATTACAACGCCACGCCCCGCTTCTCGGGCTGGACGAGCCGCGCGACGAGCTCCGGCCGATCCGCACCGTGGTGGACGAACTCGGCTACACCCACGTCCGGTTCGAGCAGCAGTATGAAGGGCTGCCCGTATGGGGCCGCGACCTCTACGTCCACTTCGACGAGACAGGAACCGCGTATGCCCTCAACGGCACCTACGAACCCACCCCGCGCAACGTAACCACCCGGCCGACACTCTCCCCGGCCGACGCGGAACGGGTCGTCGTCCAGGATCTGAAAACGCGGAAACGCTGGGCACCCGTGCGGGGCCGGCTCGCCGCAGAACTGGGGCTGGACGCCATGGAGACACGCCTCGTCCTCTACCCCGACGCCGGCGGCACGATCCACCTGGCCTATGAGATCAGCCTGCACCCCAACTTCATGGAGTGGTACACCTACCTCGTCGACGCCCGCCGCGGCACCGTGCTGAACCGTATCCAGCGCCACTGCACCCTCCTGCAACACCCGCACGACGCCCCGCTGCCGGATACCCCGGTCTTTCTGCAGGTGGAAAGCCGCACCGGAGCCGGTTCGTTCGTCGACGCCACCGGCGTGGACCTCAACGGCACCACCCAGTCTTTCCGCGTCTTTCTGAACGACGACGGCACCTACGTCGCCCTCTCCGACCTGGACAACCTGACGGCGGAAAACGTCAAGCTGCCCCTCCCCGACCGGGGCGGCGCCGTCACATTCACGGCCAACGGGCAGGATCTGAGCGAGCAAAACCCGCCCGTCGTCGTGACCTCCCCGAACAACGCCTGGACGGACCCCTCCGCGGTCTCGGCGCACGTCAATCAGGAACGGGCGTACCGGTACTACAAGGACGTCCACGGCCGGAACGCCATCGACGGGCAGGATCAACCGCTCGTGTCCGTCATCCGCGTGACACAGGGCGGGCAACCGATGGACAACGCCTTCTGGAACGGCCGCATCATGGCCTACGGCGACGGTGACCAGATCTTCACCCCGCTGGCCGGTGCCCTCGACGTGGCCGGCCACGAGATGTCCCACGGCGTGATCCAGCACACGGCCAACCTCGTCTACCAGTTCCAACCCGGTGCGCTGAACGAATCCTTCGCCGACGTCTTCGGCATCATGGTGGACCCCGAGGACTTTCTGATCGGCGAGGACGTCATGCGCCCGGGGAAAGGCCCGGCCCTGCGCGACTTCCTCAACCCGGACAACGCGCAGCTCCTGCAACCGCAGCCGGCCCACATGAACCAGTACCAGAACCTGGGTGCCGAGCAGGACAACGGCGGGGTCCACATCAACAGCGGCATTCCAAACCGGGCCGCCGCGCTCGTCATCCAGGCCCTGGGCCATGCCAGAACCGAGCGGATCTACTACCGCGCCCTCACCACCTACCTGACGCGCAACAGCCAGTTCGGAGATGCCCGCAACGCCCTCATCCAGGCCGCCACCGACCTCTACGGCGCGGGAAGCGCCGAGGTCGACGCCGTCACGGCGGCCTTCGATGCCGTCGGCATCACCGCCAGTACGGGCACGGGCGGTGGAGCGGGCAACGACATCCCGGTGCAGCAGGGCGGCTCCTCCCTCATCACCTTCCTGCTGGACGACGGCTCTATCGGCCTCATCGACGTGACTGACCCGCAGAACATCACCGGGGGCGTCTTCAACCACCCGAACGCCGTAGCCCGCGTCGACCCCGGCACCGGCGACTACGCCCAGCTCACCACCACGCGCGACGGCCGCACAATCTGGTTCGTCGATCCCCAGGGCCGGCTCGCCTTCCTCGAAGTCGAAACCGGCAACGTAAGCGTCTTTCAGGATCTCTACCTGCAACAGCCCGGGGACCTGTGGAACGCCTCCATCGCGCCGGACGGCAACCTGGTGGCGCTGGTCTCGGCCTATGCGAACGACCCGACCCTCTACCTGTTCGACGGCACACAGATCGGAGCCATCCCCCTGGAGCCCGAAAGCACCCAGGAAGGCATCAAGGTGAACACAATCCAGTTCCCGGACGTCGTCGCCTGGTCCCCCAACCCGCAGGTGCCCCGCCTGGCCTTCGACGCCTTCAACGCGGTGACGTTCGCCGGCAGCCGCTCGGAGTTCTGGAGCATGTACGAGATCGACTTTGCCAGCGGCCGGATCTATAACCTGCTGCCGGCCCAGCCCCCCGCGCTGAGCGTCGGCAACATCACCTACAGCAGTGGAGACCCGGACTTCGTCGCCTTCAACGTCATCGACAACGCGAGCGGCGTATGGGATGTGGCCCTGGGCAATTTCGAGACGGGCGAGCTGTACACGCTGAACGTTCCGGGCACGCCCATCAGCGGGGTCACCATCACCGACGGCCGGCGTCCCTCCTTTGCCCCGGACGACACGCAGCTCGTGTTCAGCACCGCACAGTACGGGGCCCTCATCTTTTTCGACGGCCAGAACTTCGGCGCGCTGGAGGTGGCCTCGTTCTTCGGAAGCGCCGTGCACAACCCGAAGTGGTTCGCACTGGGAGCTTCCGGCGGAGCGAACAACCAGGCCCCGACGGCCCACATCCAGGCGTCGACCACCTCCGGCACGCGGCCCCTGACCGTCACGCTGGATGCGTCCGGCTCCAGCGACCCCGAAGGGGGCGAGCTGGCCTACCGGTGGGAGCTGGGCGACGGTGCGGTGAGCGGAGGACGGGTGATCACCCACACCTACAACCTCGCCGGCACCTTCACCGTGCGCCTGACGGTGACCGATGCCGGCGGCCTCAGCGGAACGGCCGAGGTACGAATCACCGTGACGGCCCCCGGCGGCGTCCCGGTGGAAGCGAGCGAGACGCTGCCGGCCGAGGTGACCCTCTTTCCCAACTACCCGAACCCGTTCAGCCGGCTCACGACCCTGCGTATCGGCCTGCCCGCTGCGGGTCCCACCCGGCTCGAAGTCGTGGACCTGCTCGGCCGCACCGTACGCATGCTGGTGAACACGTCGCTGCCGGCCGGGATGCACACGTTCACCTTCGAGGCGGAAGACCTGCCTCCCGGGCTCTACCTGGTCCGGCTCACCACCGGCGGTGTCGTGCGCACACACCGCATGCTACACCTGCGCTAG